The Gossypium arboreum isolate Shixiya-1 chromosome 4, ASM2569848v2, whole genome shotgun sequence DNA segment GATTAAAGCATGAGAAGAAAACAAAGGAAATATATAAATCTAGAAGGTAAGCATTAGCATCTTCAATATTCAAACacataatgttaaaatatatatcttAAATTAGGTGAATCAACTTCCTTTACAATATAATCTTCTTCTTTTAACTTATATCAACATTATTCAAATCATAATTGTTCGAATAGTATAAACATGAGGcttcaaaataaatataaaaaaaactatatatatttatacGAAACTTTTTTTTTGTTGTCTAAAGTATCCAATGGAATAAGCCCAATGACTAACCCTTTGTGTTCAGTAAACCAATTAAAAAGTAGACATTAATCACGAGTTTTAAAGTTCCTCTATATCGACTACCGATGAAAAAATCACATATTTTAGTTATggttattaaatttcaatatgcCCAAAATTAAAAGACCCAACGGCCCACCTTTATTCAAATGGAGCAGCCCACTAAATCCCCAAAATGGAAGAGGATGGAAacattagggtttagggtttccATAATATATAATGATCTCGCTTCGCCTCCTTTCCCTTCCTTACCTCGGCTTCTTCCATCCTTCTATCTTTATTTTCTCGCCTGTGACGAGAAGCCGACGCTACCATGGTTCACGTCAGTTTCTACCGCAACTGTAAGATAACTCCATTCTCCTCTTTTTTCCTcgctttaccttttttttttttgcagaatTTTTAGCTCAATCTATAGTTCCAACTAAGAttgtagtattaaagttttgttttttttccattttaattatatttggttGTTATAAATGGGTATATGTATTTAGATGTTATGATACTTTTATTCTCATTTTTGGTTAATAATGTAGCTGGGTTTATTTTGTTTAATCTAGCTTAGAATGTTAGGAATGATTTAAAGCTTGGATTATGCTATAAATTTAGTAATTATTAGCCGCTTTGATCTATTTGTTAGATGttgatatacttattttgaaCACATTTTGGTAAATAAAGAGAAGATTATAGTATAATTGATTTAGCTGTTAGAAAGATACCAACTTTCAAATCTGGGGTTTGAATCTTGAGAAATGCGGGCTAATTGATGGTATTCTTGGATCCTAATTGTGAAGTACTTTTTAGATTATTGGTCCCTGACTTCCTAAGTAAAGGAGattatttttttctattattaaatTGTTGTGTGGTTGTAGATGGGAAGACCTTTAAGAAGCCACGACGTCCGTATGAGAAGGAACGATTGGATGCTGAGTTGAGGCTTGTAGGAGAGTATGGGCTCCGATGTAAGAGGGAGCTGTGGAGGGTTCAGTATGCTTTGAGCCGCATCCGTAATGCTGCTAGGGACCTTCTCACTCTTGATGAGAAGAACCCTCGTCGTATTTTTGAAGGTGAAGCCCTTCTTCGTAGGATGAACAGATATGGACTTTTGGATGAGAGCCAGAACAAGCTCGATTATGTGTTGGCTTTGACTGTTGAAAACTTCCTTGAACGTCGTTTGCAAACGCTCGTGTTCAAGACTGGTATGGCCAAGTCAATTCACCATGCACGTGTGTTGATCAGGCAACGACACATAAGGTAGAAGCTTACTATATTTCTTATTATACAGTGCGTTCCCATATTTTGCTTCTCAAATGACATTGTAGATACAGTTGTCACTGTATTTAAATGTGAAAGTTGGTAGTTTGCCTGCAACAATTCATTTGTTTTATTCCCTCATGTTCATTTTATATATCTGTCAGCCGTCTTTTGTAATGTGCCCTTAAGTGATAAATGTTAGTTTGAACGGTATGAGTTTGCTTCAACAGCTTGAATGAGGCTCTGGTTTAGAGACGCTCTTGGAAAACATTCTTTCCCTTGAAACATTTATTTGTTAGGCTGCAACTAGTTATCTGCCAAATTCCTAACTGATTTCTGATATGCTGATTTGCTAGTTGTTGCAATTTATTGCCTTGTGCTTTGCATATTCCTGTATATGATTTCTTGTTGAGCCGTTTCATATTTGTTAAGCCTAGTTGTATAACCAGGTCGAGCTCTAGCTTTAAGAAGCTTGAGTCAACTTGGAATTTGAGGTTCAAAGCTTACTCGAGTTTGATTAAGTTGTATCCTGATGTTATAGATGTTTCTGAATGTTGTATCCTGATGTTCGGTATTTATTGATAGGGTCGGGAGACAGGTTGTGAACATCCCGTCCTTCATGGTGAGGGTCGACTCCCAAAAGCATATTGATTTCTCTCTTACTAGTCCGTTTGGAGGTGGCCGCCCCGGAAGAGTGAAGAGAAAGAACCAGAGAGCAGCTGCCAAGAAGGCTGCTGGTGGAGATGGTGATGAAGATGATGAAGAGTAAACCTTAGGCTACTATCAACCACCAGTAGGAACCCTTTAAAAGCCTTTGTTTGGAACATACAATATCCTCCATTGGTAGACATGGTTTTGAGTTTTGTTTCCAGAACTTTGTTGTAGTGGATCTTGATATATGTTTTGCATTTACTATTGCTGTTTTGGTCGGATTTGAAGTTAATTAAGTGTGCTGTtttaagattaaaaaaaaaaaaacatgtttatTATTGTGATCTCTGTACTAGCAAGCTCCACCATTTTGATTGATAATAGATATGTATTTTGTATAATCAACAGGCAGaagatatatttaataaatacaaaaaaaaaaaattaacataataaATATAAGATGTCATAGCTAACATCAAATCCCTTTCCTCTCCACCTGTGTCTCTTCCAAAATAAATTAAAGCGAAAACTGTTCTTTTCCAGCTGCTGCTTAAAGGCATCTCTCTCCTTTCTTCTCTTTGTTGCGTCCTTAAGTCTTTACCATCTCCCTTTTCCCCTCTCATTGTTGGGACCATAGGCAGGCAGCAGTCCGACGGCTCTTCTCATTGTTGATCACTCCTTTCTCATTTGCTTCATTGTTTCATCTTTCCATTtttccatttctccatttcggATATCTCTTCAACCTCTAgtctattaaattttaaattaggtgTAGGGTTTGGCCGTTGGCTTCTCCCATTAGGGAGATATTTTAGGAGTCAATGAGATTTGATCATTTTGGTTTTTTGAATCCACGGTGATTTGGTTTTTTGGTTCAACCCAACTTGTTTTGGTCTATGCCTAATTCAAAGGATTTGAGGTTTTGTTGATTTTTCAATGACAAGATTGTCAGTGCTGGATCAAATACTAAGTTTGTGAGATTGGATCTGATTGTGATGCCCTGTGATATAATTCGTAATTGTGATGTTAGTATTTCTTTCTTGAGTCAAATTTGTTCCTTGGTATAACTTGACTTTCAATCTAAGCATTTGTATCGTTTCTTTACTCTTTTATGTCCAGTGTATTGAGATCTTTGTAactcattttatttatttgtaatgatttaatattaataaaatttcctCTTCCAATTTATATTTAATTGCTGTTTAGAATTTAATAGTTTAACATTTTTCTTATTATCAACAAGGCCTTAACTCAATAGGTAAAATTAAAATGTTGagaatttaatattttatgatttttttatttgttacGTCTTTTAACATCTTTGAAAGCAAAGCAATGGTGAACATTCAACAAAAACCATAAAATTAGCTCAATAtccacatgaaaaataataaaaagtataTGGTAATTTGGTGCCACATGTACAATCATGAACTTCTCCCACACGCATACATACCTTGCCACGTTTACTCCAATCAAATAATTTCAGTCTTTAATGCtcaatcatgcatgcaaaatacgATTTTTTGAAATAGACTAATCCTCCACTTATTTCCCTCCACctcaatattttaaaacattccattaaaacttaaaaaatatttatttaccttaaagggaaaaaaaatctCGAGATGAAACTCTTATAACGTGGCAATAGTAAGCCACGTGGCGAATTCAATACCCTATGAAACTCCAAGCCTaataaaacggcaccgtttcagGACCCTTTTGACTAGTCCTTTTCATCACATGTCTTTTCGTACACCAAGTGATAGTTGCCTCTTGTCTCACTCTACTGCCAAGTGTCATTCCACAGGAAATTGCAGAACCCCACAAAAAAACTCACCGTTTTAATCTCTTCTTTCCCTCCTATAAATTCCCCCGCCACCCTAAAAAATCCCACGTTAAAGGAAagaagaaccaaaaaaaaaataataataataataataagagatACCGACTTGATGGAGGCGAAGACGGAGGTTCCGATTATGGAGGTGGAGAGTGGTGATTCGTCGACGGAGGAGGCGGAATCAGAGTCGCCGAGGTCTGTGGTGGTGCAGATGAAGAAGAAAGTGGAGAAAGTTCATAATCAGGTTTTAAGGATAAGAGAGGAAGAGTCGCATCTCGGCGAAGATTTCTTCGGCGGCGATGACGAGAATAATAAGAACGACGCCGTATATGGAGGAGGTGTTGGCGGTG contains these protein-coding regions:
- the LOC108457697 gene encoding 40S ribosomal protein S9-2, which codes for MVHVSFYRNYGKTFKKPRRPYEKERLDAELRLVGEYGLRCKRELWRVQYALSRIRNAARDLLTLDEKNPRRIFEGEALLRRMNRYGLLDESQNKLDYVLALTVENFLERRLQTLVFKTGMAKSIHHARVLIRQRHIRVGRQVVNIPSFMVRVDSQKHIDFSLTSPFGGGRPGRVKRKNQRAAAKKAAGGDGDEDDEE
- the LOC108459985 gene encoding uncharacterized protein LOC108459985 isoform X2, coding for MEAKTEVPIMEVESGDSSTEEAESESPRSVVVQMKKKVEKVHNQVLRIREEESHLGEDFFGGDDENNKNDAVYGGGVGGGGFDERRRRRRRRVNVVLVSRPILPCSPLSGKNNVKRSYTEPTEINQGSF
- the LOC108459985 gene encoding uncharacterized protein LOC108459985 isoform X1 gives rise to the protein MEAKTEVPIMEVESGDSSTEEAESESPRSVVVQMKKKVEKVHNQVLRIREEESHLGEDFFGGDDENNKNDAVYGGGVGGGGFDERRRRRRRRVNVVLVSRPILPCSPLSGKNNVKRSYTEPTEINQDPRENDFC